CCGGCGTGGAGGCGCTCATCCCCGACGGGAGCGTGAAGCTCGGCTTCCGGGCCCATTACCCACAGCTCGAGACCAAGCTCACCGTGCGCGGCGCCGACATGGACGACATCCGGAGGAAGCTCGACCCCGTGGAACGGGAAGTGCGCAAGCGGCTCGGCAACTTCATCCTGGCGGAGGACGATCAGACGCTGGAGGGGGTCGTCCTGGCGGAGCTCACGAGGCGCCGGGCCTCGCTGTCGATCGCGGAGACCTTCACCGGTGGGCAGATCGCCGGACGCATCGCCCACCTCCCGGAGGCGGAACGGGTCTTTCGCCGCGGCGTGGTCGCGCGGGACCTGACCGAGTTGTGCTCGGCCGTCGGCCTCGACGGCGCTGCGCTGCCGGGTGCCATCACCCGCGAGACGGCCGAGGCCGTGGCGCGCGCCGCGCGGCGTCACACCGGTTCCACCCATGCCCTGGCGGTGCTCATCGATCTCGACGAGGGCGCGGACCGGTTCGACCTCGGGGGCACCATCTGCCTGGCCATCGCAACCGAGCAGGACGTCGCCTCTCGGCGCAGTCGCATCCTCGGCGGGCGCGAGTGGGTGCGACTGGGCGCCGTGGAGCTGGGGCTGGACTGCCTTCGCCGCCATCTCAAGGACTTGCCGGTGACCGAGCGGATCGACTTCGAGAAAACCTGAGGGCGGGGTCAGGTCTTGCAATCGCACATTGTCGTAATGCAAGACCTGACCCCCGGCCCGTTCGACGGCCGACGACTCCGCACCGCGCTGCTCGGGCTCCTCCTGGCCCTGACCTGGAGCGCTCCGGCGAGCGGGCAGGCGGCCGGCGGCGGCGACCTCGCGGCCGAGGCACAGCGCCTGAACGAGGAGGGCGTCAGGCTCTATCGGGCGGGCGATCTCGGCGGCGCCGCGGAGGCGCTGCGCCGCGCCGTCTCGCTCACCGAGCAGGCGCTGGGGCCCGCTCACCGGGCGCTGGCTACCCCGCTGAGCAATCTTGCCCTGGTGCTCACGGCCGCCGCGGAGTACGCGGCGGCGCGCCCCCTGTACGAGCGGGCGCTCGCCATCGACGAGGCGACCCACGGGCCCGATCACCCAGGGGTCGCCACGGATCTCAACAACCTCGCCGGGCTCCTCCGGGCCACCGGCGACCTCGCGGGCGCGCGGGCCGGCTACGAGCGCGCGCTCGCGATCAACGAGCAGGCCCTCGGGCCAGCGCATCCCGACCTGGGCTCGGCGCTCAATAACCTGGCCCTGGTGCTCAAGGAGGCCGGCGAGCACGCCCGGGCCCGAGCGCTCTACGAGCGGGCGCTCGCGATCAAGGAGCAGGCGCTCGGCCCCGGCCATCCCGACGTCGCCGACGCGCTCAACAACCTGGCCGCCCTCCTCGAGGCCACCGCCGACTTCGACGAGGCGCGGGCGCTCCACG
The Candidatus Rokuibacteriota bacterium genome window above contains:
- a CDS encoding CinA family nicotinamide mononucleotide deamidase-related protein, yielding MRIEIICTGDEVLTGKIVNSNFSYMSQRLEDVGLAVRWGTTVGDDRESLLRAFQLAGERADAVIVNGGLGPTVDDLSQEVAAQAADVSLVLDEAWLGRMEEFFRRRSRVMPPNNRKQAMLPASAEMLDNPIGTACGFALDIGRARFFFTPGVPRELRRMLEEQVIPRLLARSGLQTAIVLKRFHSYGLGESHVDTLLAGVEALIPDGSVKLGFRAHYPQLETKLTVRGADMDDIRRKLDPVEREVRKRLGNFILAEDDQTLEGVVLAELTRRRASLSIAETFTGGQIAGRIAHLPEAERVFRRGVVARDLTELCSAVGLDGAALPGAITRETAEAVARAARRHTGSTHALAVLIDLDEGADRFDLGGTICLAIATEQDVASRRSRILGGREWVRLGAVELGLDCLRRHLKDLPVTERIDFEKT